In Rhineura floridana isolate rRhiFlo1 chromosome 22, rRhiFlo1.hap2, whole genome shotgun sequence, a single genomic region encodes these proteins:
- the NAXE gene encoding NAD(P)H-hydrate epimerase has translation MSSGLRRAALLGLGLLLSRAAQAGRCPAALWPPPPLSLPARAGLGAPAVAMQSSGAAQGPKYLGQKEAQAIDQDLFDEYKFSVDQLMELAGLSCATAIAKAYPASSFTIDQPSVLVVCGPGNNGGDGLVCARHLKMFGYEPTLYYPKRPNKPLFEGLTTQCKKMDIPFLSEFPSEAALIDEIYGLVVDAIFGFSFQGAVREPFGTILSILEKVTVPIASIDIPSGWDVEKGNVEGLQPDMLISLTAPKKAAKHFTGRYHFLGGRFVPVAVQKKYSLHLPPYPETDCVVRLS, from the exons ATGTCCTCCGGGCTGCGTCGGGCGGCCCTGCTGGGACTCGGCCTGCTCCTCTCCAGGGCGGCTCAAGCGGGACGCTGCCCGGCCGCGCTCTGGCCGCCGCCGCCTCTCTCCTTGCCTGCCCGCGCGGGTCTTGGCGCGCCGGCCGTGGCCATGCAGAGCTCGGGGGCGGCGCAGGGGCCCAAGTACCTCGG CCAAAAAGAAGCTCAAGCCATAGACCAAGACCTGTTTGATGAGTACAAATTCAGCGTTGACCAGCTGATGGAGCTGGCTGGGCTGAGCTGTGCCACAGCCATTGCCAAG GCCTACCCAGCCAGCTCCTTCACCATTGACCAGCCATCTGTGTTGGTTGTGTGCGGCCCTGGAAACAATGGAGGGGATGGCCTTGTTTGCGCCCGGCACCTGAAAATGTTT GGCTATGAGCCAACTCTCTATTACCCCAAACGCCCCAACAAACCGCTTTTTGAAGGTTTAACCACGCAATGCAAGAAAATGGACATCCCGTTTCTTTCGGAGTTCCCATCTGAA GCTGCACTCATTGATGAGATCTACGGCCTGGTGGTGGATGCTATTTTTGGGTTCAGCTTCCAAGGGGCTGTGCGGGAACCCTTTGGCACTATCCTGAGCATTCTGGAGAAGGTCACTGTCCCCATTGCGAGCATCGATATCCCATCCG GCTGGGAtgtggagaaaggaaacgttgaGGGGCTGCAGCCAGACATGTTGATCTCCCTCACTGCACCCAAAAAGGCTGCAAAGCATTTCACTGGCCGCTACCATTTCCTTGGGGGCAGGTTCGTTCCTGTGGCGGTGCAGAAGAAGTACTCACTTCACCTCCCACCGTACCCAGAGACAGACTGTGTTGTGCGGCTCTCTTAG
- the LOC133374669 gene encoding uncharacterized protein LOC133374669 produces the protein MQDHLKKKRKPQPLVQPATSFPPVRQPSGYSSASFYDYTSLSPSTESTSSPGFEYSGSSESEYTSISDSTSPSCSTHKTTSSASLVVISSSEEHTEPLALEYSSSSTEHALSFESGPSPKNGPHSALGDTTSSPACSSGLERWAYQSLARDGDPGGGWLVSPPPSAVASPKECCSPTVSFPGSGPSRPPSREGHQENISGPATESESDSEGPVRLAVYSPHITLKDLRGHCGCWHKGRQSELRNLQQPTYGKAQPSTHFCSASGL, from the coding sequence ATGCAAGACCATCTCAAGAAGaaaaggaaacctcagccactgGTTCAGCCAGCTACCTCTTTCCCTCCAGTAAGACAGCCCTCTGGCTATAGCAGCGCCTCCTTCTATGACTACACAAGTCTCTCGCCCTCCACGGAATCTACCAGCTCTCCTGGTTTTGAATACAGTGGTTCTTCAGAATCGGAATACACCAGTATCTCAGACAGCACCAGTCCATCATGCTCTACACACAAGACCACCTCTTCGGCTTCTTTGGTGGTGATAAGTTCCTCAGAGGAGCACACTGAGCCTTTGGCCTTGGAGTACAGCAGCTCCTCCACTGAGCATGCCTTAAGTTTTGAAAGTGGTCCATCCCCTAAAAATGGCCCCCACTCAGCTCTTGGGGACACCACCAGTTCCcctgcctgcagctcagggcttgAAAGATGGGCCTATCAAAGTCTTGCTAGGGATGGAGACCCTGGTGGTGGCTGGCTTGTCAGTCCTCCGCCTTCTGCAGTGGCAAGCCCAAAAGAGTGCTGCAGCCCCACAGTGAGCTTTCCTGGATCTGGACCTTCAAGACCTCCATCCAGAGAGGGCCACCAAGAAAATATAAGTGGTCCGGCCACAGAGAGCGAAAGTGATTCTGAAGGCCCTGTCAGGCTTGCGGTATATTCTCCCCATATAACGCTCAAGGACCTGAGAGGGCATTGTGGCTGCTGGCACAAAGGGAGACAAAGTGAACTTCGCAACTTGCAACAACCCACTTACGGCAAAGCACAGCCTTCAACTCACTTCTGCTCGGCTAGTGGCTTATAG